The Oncorhynchus mykiss isolate Arlee chromosome 27, USDA_OmykA_1.1, whole genome shotgun sequence sequence CTGCACCCTGCTGACAGTGCATATATGTGTCCAGGGCCCGTATCTACAAAGCATCTCAAAGTAGGAGtttgtccatataatcttattcattttaatctaaaaggctaaactgatcctggatcagcactcctgctctgaGAGGCTTTGTGGATACAGGTACAGGTCTAAATCCATGGGAAATATCTCATCAGATGGTCACAGAGAAACCATGTCACCACCACTTTTACAAAAGGCCCCTCCAATATCGCAGCTCTCTGAAAAAAACAATGTCTGTTCTTTCTTTCATACCAGTGAGCACACCTTTGATTTTTCCCCTCCTCTTTTGAAGCACACAGAGGTTGGCTCCAACACTCCaaggtgatggtgtgtgtgggtgagacAGAGGTGAACTCTCTCATAGCCTACTGTAAGGCATCCTTCATCTTCTAGGTCTCTCTGGagattaaaaaaaattgaatccTGGTCCCAAAAAAAGAAGAAGCCAAAGTGCTGGATGCCTTCATGCAGTACTGTGGAGTACAAGACACAAGTTATATCTGCTGATCATctcaaaataatacaaaaacagcTCAGAGACGGCTTTAGGAAGAGCTTTTCAACTCACCTTAACAAAAAAGTGCGTTGGAATTTAAACTCTGGGATAGTACTAGATAATTCCAATCCAGGAATCGGTATGTGCCAGTATTGGTCATGGTATGTCTCTAATTTGTTGTCCATGGGCTAATACCAGAGTTAGCAAACTGATCCACACATATGAAGTCTAACATCCTATCTAATGCTGTAGGTCTCCGTTTGGGAGTTGTTTTACTAAGCTACTTCTGTGATGTGAGAGTGAGCAACGATGAGCCAATGCAGATTTTTTATGAAGAGGCTTTCTATTAGGGGCTCTAGTGTTGCATTAGTCTTTTGCCTGCTGCCCTGTGACTGCTGGGTGTAGTTTATCAGGACGAGAGCTGTCAGGGGACGTGAACTGCTGCTCCCTTTCTGCCAAAGTCCCTGCCATCTGAGCACAGCAGTGACAGGAGTGCAGGTCGGGACATATGGAGAAGGGTCCGCAGAACCTGCAGAGAGTTCATCGGAGCAACTGTGGGTGAACTCAATGTAAGGATGGGTTGGGTGATGAAGTGAGATTTCATTGAAGTGCCCATGCACCCAATCTAACCGTGGTAATATTCGAATAGGTACAGGGAATAGGTACAGGGTAAAAAATACAATAGACTGGACATCAGAAGATAACatctgttagataaaatatgttCTTATTTGCCCAAAATGGGTGCAATTGAAGTCATCAAAAATGACAGAATAATCTGAATCAGATGCAGTCTACACTGATATAAAAATTATATCCATCCTTAGTTGGCTGGTGATATAATCGTTTCTACACCCTTGTTTGAAACAGCAGGTTGCCCTTAGCAACACACTACAAAACAATTCCCCAAACCAAGATATTAGGGCCTGTCTCAAGAAACAAAAGACTTCTGTCCAGTTCACTTATGATTCTCTGAGAATTGCCAGCGATAATATAAACACAtgctgcaacaaaaaaaaagaagctttcATCCTTAAAGAAATGGACCAGAAAATATTTAACGGCAAATCATTATTTGAGTGCACATGACGACATGAATCGTCCCCAAGGCTTAACTTGTACCACATAAGTCCAACAGCGCTTTCTTGCCAGCTACCATTCAGTCATTAATGTGATTACAGTCTGTTGACACAGGGAAAGGAGAAAAACAAAGCTAAGATGTAAGAGTTGTCATGCAATGCTATTGCTATGATTAGCAATGCACCATTAGAGTATAGAGAACACTAtaatgtatgtatactgtataataATGTTCTTCCTAGAATGGCTAAAAGGTGACCTTGATGTTCATTCCATGCTCTTCCAAGATGTATCCCACTAGAGGGCTTGTTTTTATTCTGGTGATAACCCTTGTGCAACTAAAAATGTGTGTTTGGCTACGGCTAATGTTAATGGTAGGATATGAAATTGAATCTAACTGAAAGTACAGTGAGTCAGAGACACatactggagggagagggaaggcaGGGCAGGGTTGGAGATGCCTCAGAGGTTTAAAAGTGGAAGTGTTCTGCTTAGCTAGGAATCAGAAGGTGGCCATACCTTGACCCTGCTCCAAATTCTGCCACAACCAGTTAAAGTGATGCTCCAGagcttttgtataatttcagcaagtagttttgaaagtagtgCTCACAAGCCAAAATAGGTCcatgattattttttaaattcgtATGAAATGGTACGAATTCCTAAGTGCTTAAGATCCCGGATTGCATCTTCAATCAGCCACTGGGGTCTGGAGCAAAGTGAAGAAACATATACCAGTCTGCCTCTCTCAGAGATCTCTCACAGAGAAAGGACAGCcacatgcagctctctctctcgcactctggTAAAGGGCTGCGGCATCTATTTCTAAATTGCATTAATCAGCTAATTAAGAGAGCCTTAATTATGTTAACAGGGTCACGTCAAGGATGTTTTGCTCCAGTTGCCTTTAATAACCCAGACACATAATACAGTAGCAAAGGACTGGTTTTGGAAGCCTTTCACTCATGCCCAGGCCAGTGAAAGATGCACTTGAGAGCATTGGCTTTCAATAACGAGAGGGGGGCCATGCTAAGTTATTCATCAGCATTGGCCCTGAGAGGCACAAACCAAGCACAATAGTTTTATTTGCCCTGACCAATGCCAAGAGGGACAATTTAATTCAAGTCAATTACATCAAATCAAGACCCCTCCTGAAGAGGCAAAGTAGTTTATGTCACTGGGGTCTAATATGCATGAATAAATATTTATAGAAATGGTGAAGAGCTCTCAGGCTTCACATCCTATTACTGCCGTATTATTATGTTAATATTGGAGTGACGGAGTTGCACTCATGTATCTACATTCATGGGTCAATGAGGAGAGATGAATCTGGTGCCACCTTGCCTTGTGTTTACTCAATAGAATAACCTGTGTTTCTATATCTGTACAAGCCCTGTTTCTCTCCGGCACAAGCAGTTCAAGATTAAGAATATACTTACTGTATGCAGACTGTTTAAACAAGCATGCAATAGAGAACCAGAGAACCCTTAGCAGAGGCTCCATTTATTTATTCATATGTTAGAAAAGCCCCTTGAAGAGAGGAGTGTTTATTACGTAAGAGCTGCCCCCAAAGGCTGAGAGACAGGACGGCACCTGAGAGAGACTGTGCAACGTGACTGCAGCCTCACACAAGAACCTGAGCAGGTGGAGAGCTAAGAAAGAAAGGAGGAGAAGCAATGGAgaatgagtgagggagagacagagatgctgcCAAGATGTTGATGCTGGAAAGGCACACCTTGGGGTATCCTAGCGATATGAATACACCGTTGATGAAGGGTAACTGAAAACCTTGGAGCTCACTTGAGCTCCAGGGAGGGTAACATTAGTCTGgaaaacaaaacacagaacagagtCATGTAATAGGCCTCTCATATCATGCCCCTCTTTGTGAACCCACTGGAGgatgtttaatttatttaataGCCGCTGCTTTGACGGCACGGCAGGCGTTTGGTGTGGAAAAACAGAAGGCTGGGACAATCACGTTAGGGCTAGGCCACTTTCCTCTCAGGCACAGGCATTATGGGATTTTTAAGGAGAAGATCTGTACTATCACCCATCTGGTGAAATAGAATTGCAGTGAACAAAACACCACCCAATAAGGATGTTATGTCTTTCATTTACTTTCTATTAAAagttctcactcactctctgacACCAAGTGGAATCTTCAAACTACAGGCTGCACAGATACAATTACTGTACCATTTACAGATAGACAAATTAGACTAGAAAACCACATAATCTGCATATAAAGAGGTATTAAGGTCAGGGCCCAAACATTTTGCTCTGTGGTGTTTCTGGCCCCTTCTTCTCCACCAAGGTCACAGACactgacaaatcaaatcaatgtgCTAAATGGGTCTATAAGAATGCATAAATACATTGAGATGTCTGTGTGTTTTCTATTCACAAAGCATAAGCCACTGATTGCATTCCTTGCCACTTTCCACTCCCATGCTGTTAAAAGATGTAACAAATCAAGTGCCTCGACCTCTGAGATAGAAGTCATAGGCATGTCATTATTTTTTATGCATGCCGGCTCTGTAAGTGACAGTAACGCCAGTCTGACTATAGAATTGCTATGACAGGTTCATATACCTCTGCCACTCGTGACTATTCTCCTTTACCATTATAAAATGCAAATGTGATATCATCCCTTCTGCAAGAATATCCACATTCCAATGCATTGCTGAGCCTCTCTCtcacaggagcagcagcagcataccACTCCAAGCTTTTCCATGGCTGTTGTAGCCGTTTCCTCCCCTGAAAAGGGAATTCATTGAGTTAGAGATATAAGGAGGCGAGGGGAGAGGTGCTGACACATATTGGACTACGGTTTAGCTGTCAAAATGATTATATGAAGaaaagggaagaggggggaacaAGGTTCTCGGACTGGCTATTGTTGGTGAAAATGGCTCTTTCAGATTAAACATTTTATGACACCCTGGTTCCGCCTTTGTGAGGGACAATGACTGACCGAACACTGTGGCTCTGCAAGTTAACTGGGGTTTGGTTGCTCCTTGGTTGCTTAACTCTATTCAGGGGTAGATAGAGACAGTGAATGGTCTTTCTATTAATGCCAGTAGTGTGTATTGAATACATACATTATTGAATCCCTTGAGTTCCATCCAGCATGGTCGTATTGCGTAACATACATTTACTCTCATATAATATAGAACATGCTTTATTTTTATATCATAGGCAGCTTTTGAAGAGAAAGTTTACATATCTCACGTAATAAAAAGCCATTTTTGTCTTCCGTTTTGTTGAAAGTCACTTGTATCCATTTTCACAGGAAGGGATAGCATACATTATTAATGTCGGCATCATTCATCAATGAACACAGGAAGGTATCCCTATCCTATAACACCTCAACTGGAGGAAAATGCCACTAGAACACCTGCTGTCACTCACTTCCCAGGCCTTATCATTGACCATTGTGATGATTGGTCAATACAGACCCATGTAACTGCCGGGTTAACATCTACTTACAAGGAGGTCTTGAAACCATGCCACTATATCACCGAAAATTGTCCCATGCTTTATCTTTTCCGAACCCTGTCACCTATGAAAATGTGAAACCTAGCTGAGCATTGTGATGATGGTGAGTTGGCCATGTAACTGTTGACAGGAGGATTAACATAGGCTTACACAACAGATATCAACGATGAACCCATGAGTCGGTGGGGTCCAGGCTATTGTGTTTCTTAATCCACATCACTAATATACCACAGTTGATTTGATACCCAAATGAGGACAACAGCGCTGTGCGCAGCTAGCTTGATTTTAAACAGCACTATACATCCTACACAATCTGACTATAACTATTATACAGCAAACTAAGAACCTTACACAGTCAAATCATAAATCACAGTGTGCACCTTATAAGATGAATCTGTTGTTTTCagtcagaaagagagaacaaCTCCTCCTAAAACATGGGAAGAATATGTGAGTGAGAACAAAAATGTATGAGAGAGTCAGTCATCAGATGTCTTGGTCTGTGTGATCCCAAAAACTGTGTGAACACAAAACCCCACAAACAATATGCAGTGACaatacaaacatttaaaaaaaagtttacatcAAGTGAATATACCTACTGTATGTACAATAAAGTGTGATACATTTAATGAAAAGCATGTTGTGTAGCATAATTGGCAATGTTACACTAATGTAACAGTAAAAATCCAGCATATCTTGTTTGGACACCATACAACGATCACACCGTAGTCATTCTTCTGACTGTCTTGGAGCCATCTCCACAGTGGTCAGTTGGGGCAGTACTCTCTCTGGTGGTTGGCGAGAAGTTACTGGAAGAGACAACATCTGGGATCTGGAATATAGAAAATGGGAATATTTTGTGACAGTTGAACTTTTGACCTTGCGCAAAGCTACTTGAAGGACAAGGCAAGGAGAGTGTGGTTGCCATATCGTTCTCCCATCACCATTACTGATCATGCAACAACTCTGAACATTCCTTTGATCAATATTCCAATCAGTTACTGGTGTTATTTCTTAACTGTCTTTAGAAAACCATCTAAGAAGCTCCATTGGCTCATCAACACTGATGAACTAATATCCAATATATTATTGACTAACTTTAATCTACATTTTGAACAGTCAGTTAGTTAGCCTGttaacatatacagtacagtgggtgTATTATGAGTAAAtcatgggcccttgtcaaaactagtgcactctattttatttgatttgatttcatctttatttaaccaggtaggctagttgagaacaagttctcatttacaactgcgacctggccaacataaagcatagcagtgtgaacagacaacacagagttacacatggagtaaacaattaacaacaaattaacaagtcaatatagtctatatacattgtgtgcaaaaggcatgaggaggtaggcaaataaatgagtgaaggaggctttgttgcggaatagaaaaccgactctagatttgattttagattggagatgtttgatatgagtctggaaggagagtttacagtctagctagacacctaggtacttatgcccacatattctaggtcggaaccatccagggtggtgatgctagtcgggcgtgtgggtgcaggcagcgaacggttgaaaagcatgcatttggttttactagcgtttaagaccagttggaggccacggaaggagtgttgtatggcgttgaagctcgtttggaggttagatagcacagtgtccaatgaagggccggaagtatacagaatggtgtcgtctgcgtagaggtggatcagggaatcacccgcagcaagagcaacatcattgatatatacagagaaaagagtcggcccgagaattgaaccctgtggcacccccatagagactgccagaggactggacaacattccctccaatttgacacactgaactctgtctgcaaagtagttggtgaaccaggcaaggcagtcattagaaaaagtTAACTGTCCTACGACCAGGGGAGGACGATCTGGGCAGTCCCTGCAGTCCCCGTCAATGTGAGAGCCTGGGAGGTGTCAGGGACTCCGGCTGCAGTATGGAGACTGACTCTGCATTATTCAGCTGCAGTAAgtggccctctctccctctccttacctTGTGAGCGCTGATGGAGTTCATCTGGCTGTGGGTTTCCCCAGTGACGATGAGGTCACTGCGGCCAGCGTCTGTCGAGTGAGAAACAGGCATTTACCTGACCTGACATCCCCTCtgaccatttcactgtaccacaCTATGCTCAGGGGAAGAAGTATAGTACAACGGCTCCAACATAGAACATGGCGTTATTATTACATCATAGTCAATTATAGCCTCTAATGCTGTTAGTAGCCTATAATACTTTTAACAAATTCTAAAAATCACAGATAAAATAGAATAGCCTATCCATTCTGATTTTCTATGCCTACCTACCTCACTGATCTCATTAGATGTTGAAGATAATGTGTCCTAATGAGGAACAGGGATATTTGTCACCCTGACTCTCACCTGAGTGGCCCTCTGTGGTGTATCCCAGGTTGACCTCCCCCCCGGTCTCCTCGGCAACGGAGCTTCTTCCGCTCTTTGATTCGTCTATCCTGTGGAAACCAAGAGGAAAAGCCCAATGGAAAATATGACCTATTCCTACAGATCTCAGTCTCCTACAGCAGGAAAATGGTGTAACCTTGAAAGAAGCAACAGTTTTGTGAGCTTTATGTTGGTACTATAAATTGTCTTCTCTTGTGACTGCAGTGTACAGGCTATAGTGTTTATTTCCCCATTGTAATCTGCTGATACCTATGAAAAAATAAAGCCATTATAATTATTCAATTTATTTAGACTTAACAACTCTTCTGTCAGCGTGTTCACTGCTTCAATAGTAAAATGGTATCATTAGGGACATTAAAACTGCTGACAAATCTACTAGCTATGTTTGACCCTCCCTAGAGTATACCGCACCAGTTTGGCACAGCTCCTTGACTCAAGCCCTCgctgaccaaatcaaatcaaatcaaacttgagCGAATACAGAAGCATGCTTGCAGAATCCTCCTTGGCACGGCATATGCCCTCACTtcatgagagaagagagaaactgTGCCTGGACTTCAAGTCCCCCATCAGAGACTGATTACCTGCCTGCCCAGGACAAGTGTCAGGCAGCTCCACCAACAGTACACATCTGCTTTCAATTCCACAGGCCAGGACGTCGCACATTCCATACCTATGCAAATTAATTTGAGTCTCCTGAATGTACACATTGTCATGAATTCCACTTGTGAGATCAACTTGGATGTGTTATTGTGTATGTATTGTTTTCTGTTTCCTTGACTACCATGTGGATATTGTGGAGTAAACTATAGTTCCAGTCTTAATGTCCATGTTATAATCTCATAACCATCTAATGTTCCAAATGATTCTCAATTCTTTATTTAATTAACTATAAAATCCCAGTCTCTTCTCAGACACAAGGTAGACTCGGAGCCATATAAATACATGCCTTTGGGTAGACTTATTTACTGATTTATGCTGAGTCCCAGCAGTAACTTGTGTAAAGGACTAATGGAATTTTGTATCAATAGGATGAGACTGTATTAGTTCCCTCTCACAAATGTTTTCCATAAATCGTTTTATGGATGGTTAGTCACGTCCTCGAAACCACATTTGATCCTGGATCTTCATTCGTCAGCTCtcgccaataaaaataaatatctgtACCGTTTCAAACACTGTATAATCCCACATCAACAAGCAGGTTGAGAGGTTAGAAATAATGGCACAAAGAGCATCAAACTCTCACCTTATTTCCTCCGGTAGGCTTGATTCTGAAAGACAACCAAATACAGAAAAATACATGTCATGATCTTATGTGATCTTACATTATGGCTATCATACAGGATTTTAACTGTCTCAATGCTCAATCTAGACCTATACAGTAATCCTGACCTTGCTTGTGGTTGCAAAGACCACAACATCATTTAGTTTGCTCAGTGTCTGAAGCGCCAAaatacattcttagaaaaaaaaggttccagaagggttcttcagctgtaccagtaggagaaccctttttggttccagataatAACCCATTTTgctttcaggtagaacccttttgggttccatgaagaaagggttctacctgcaaccaaaaagggttcctaaAATGGTTCTTCTATAGGGTGAATGAGTGTATAAGAGTGTATGACAGCTGTAAATGCAGCTTTCACTCGTTTTGGGCCAGCACACACTCACTGTAGCCTGAGGTCACTTAAGAAATGTTAGAGTGAAAGCCTGAGCTGATTGTTAATGAATATTATCACACAGCATCATTACCTTTCTTAGCCCAAGGTCCTGGCCAGAGAGAAAACAATTCTATAACAATGGCGGTACAGATGGTGCCGGCCCAGGAAAAGGATAAACCAGACTCTTTTACAAGAGGAGAAATTGCCTCGTCCTTTATTGTTTTAAACCCACACTGTTCAAAGTTATTAAGGTGAATATATTTCATCCACATTCTGTCTGAATAATTACAATGCATACATTACTCTTCAGTGTGTTGGATTAGTTCAGGGAGCAAGACTGACTTGGAGCCATGCCATTTTCTTAAATGGGAAAAATACTGATTATGTTGATTTGACGCTTTGCTGCCTGGGAATTACAATAAGGAAAGCAGCGGGAAAGGAACTGGACCAAATCAAGGACAGTGAAAAGATACCAGCTATTGGTGAATACTGTAAATGTACTTAAGAGGGCACACCTGCCTTATTAAGATAATCCTACAACTGCCAAATAACGGCCCTGATATGCACTGGTCTGAAATCAGTTTCAGGGATTAGAGCAGTCTAATTTATGACTCAGGGGCAAGTTCTGTTATCTCACACAACAGCAAGACGGCCGCCTCGTCGCCCACAACAACGATCACCTCCGAGATGGCTCTCCAGAAACTCCTCACCAACCATCTCTACCCCTAAAGTCGCCAAAGACTCACAATACATTCTAGTCACTGGTTGCTGGTAACCCAGAAAGACATTAATCCCAGGGGTATGAAGTTGAAGATTTTTGGGGGTCATTTCAGAGACATGTTTGTGGATTGTGGCCCCTATTAGAGTCATAATGAATCAGTCTTGGTATATAaactaaaataaatatatatataaaaataaactaaatatGATTGGCTAACTCCTGCCTAATGTAATTATCACCCATATTCATGAGTCTGTCTACCTGTGTTACTTAGTGACAGAATAACTGCATTTCCATAGAGTGACCACCAGGAGGTGCTGTGTCCAGTGTGTCTCTCCTGGACAACTATCTCTCCATGGTAGTGCTCCTGTATTTTACGGACAGGTGGGGGGTTAGGCCAAAGCCAGCACTTTAGACCTGGAGCATTCCGCTGACAGTTGAAGTTCTGTATGTGTTCAAAAATCCATGACCTTGCCGATGCAGGCGTGGGGCACACTGCAGAATCACTACGTGTGACAGCCTAATTCCTTCATTATACTTTAATCATTGTTCCTgtgcggggggtggggggggtgatgGACATTTTTCACTGAGCCGTATAAAAAGAAAAGAAAGGTGCTTACTTGCTCTTCTCCTCCGTATGTAACAGAGGACAATGCAGATGCTTAGCAGCAGGAGCAGGAGCACGGCGGACACGGAGGCTGTTACTGCCATTAGAACAGCGCAGTCGTCACAAACATTCTCCACACCCACCTCTGCAACTAAAAAAATAAGGTAATTTATGAGATTTAGTCCCAAAGAAGCTGAAAAATTGCATTCTtcaattaattaatcaattaatcaattaatcaatAGACTATTATCAGGGTTTGCTGGCACGGAGAGTGCCGTCTTTTGTTTACACTATTGAATGTATTTCAAGACTACCCAAACCACAGAGGGGAAACTCAGTGAACGCAGCAAATCCTGCAGCTCCCAATACTCTATTCATGTAGGATGACTTCAGAGAGATTGGGAACACTTTGCTACACTTCAATGGTGATTAAAGCCTTGTGTCTATCCTGCAATGTCTTTCTTGTAATTTCTCTCATCACCAATAACAATTCCCCACCATCTGCTTTCACTGATGAATATGTGGACATAGACAAACCCCAGCtcagagtagagagaaagagtgagagagagtgtttaTGTTTCTCACCCACAGTCAGGCGTACACCGCTGGCCTGGGGCGTGGGGAGGGCAGAGACAGAGGCTAGGCACTCCACATGAGAGCTCTCTGCTGCCTGGACGCTGAGGTTACTGGTCAGGTTGTAGAgcccatccacatcaacaggcCCTTCCGTGCTGATGTTGTACTGACTCTGGTCCACCTCTCTGCCATTCACAAGCCAAGTCAGACTAGGCACTGGGTACCATCCTACAGCCAGGCACTGGAACAGGATCTCTTCCCCCTTCAGCACAGTCACGTTCCCCCCTGTGATGGCCACATTACCCCTCTCTGGAAagaacattttaaatgttttgggatactgtatgtattttttttttacagtttaccAGGTCATTCTAGTCCATTGTGAGACTGATAGGGATTCTCCGATCGCAATTTACCTGCTCACTTATAGAGGCTTCTTACTCTTCCTAAATGATTAATCGTGTGCCTCGAGGTCTCAATTGGCTGATGGGAGAATGCCTCTTTCCCCTCTCAGACACTGGCAACCAAATAAGCCACTTAGACTGGGCAATATCGTCTGTGAAGTCTATTGTCTGGCAGAGTGAAAGGCAGACGGCGCAGCAGAGAATTGCTATAGATAGACAGATAATTACTGACGCTTTGTCGCTTTGTCTAACCAAATTACATTCAGGATCAAAGCTTTCAATGTTCTGTGCACAATGACGGCTCCCCCATTCGTCATAGGCTGCACTTTCATATTTGATTTGGTGTCATGTACTGTAAGTTGATGTGTAACTTTGATTACACCGACTCCCCTATTGAAAAGGCTGTAAAAGGAATCTCAGCAGTGCA is a genomic window containing:
- the igsf5b gene encoding immunoglobulin superfamily member 5; translated protein: MDNLISLILLACVAQVLNSQMQLNPRTITLLRGDTARLICSTAEPWEVMVWILNGGSVLTISAQYGILSNNPNVNAINCSTNQLSSWEFTLNRVQRSNQGQVTCDLQNIQRQTADLFVQERGNVAITGGNVTVLKGEEILFQCLAVGWYPVPSLTWLVNGREVDQSQYNISTEGPVDVDGLYNLTSNLSVQAAESSHVECLASVSALPTPQASGVRLTVVAEVGVENVCDDCAVLMAVTASVSAVLLLLLLSICIVLCYIRRRRAKSSLPEEIRIDESKSGRSSVAEETGGEVNLGYTTEGHSDAGRSDLIVTGETHSQMNSISAHKIPDVVSSSNFSPTTRESTAPTDHCGDGSKTVRRMTTV